Proteins encoded in a region of the Sugiyamaella lignohabitans strain CBS 10342 chromosome B, complete sequence genome:
- the RPL15B gene encoding ribosomal 60S subunit protein L15B (Ribosomal 60S subunit protein L15B; binds to 5.8 S rRNA; homologous to mammalian ribosomal protein L15, no bacterial homolog; RPL15B has a paralog, RPL15A, that arose from the whole genome duplication; relocalizes from nucleus to nucleolus upon DNA replication stress; GO_component: GO:0005737 - cytoplasm [Evidence IEA,IEA]; GO_component: GO:0005737 - cytoplasm [Evidence IDA] [PMID 22842922]; GO_component: GO:0022625 - cytosolic large ribosomal subunit [Evidence IDA] [PMID 6814480]; GO_component: GO:0005622 - intracellular [Evidence IEA]; GO_component: GO:0005730 - nucleolus [Evidence IDA] [PMID 22842922]; GO_component: GO:0005634 - nucleus [Evidence IDA] [PMID 22842922]; GO_component: GO:0030529 - ribonucleoprotein complex [Evidence IEA]; GO_component: GO:0005840 - ribosome [Evidence IEA,IEA]; GO_function: GO:0003723 - RNA binding [Evidence IDA] [PMID 6337137]; GO_function: GO:0003735 - structural constituent of ribosome [Evidence IEA]; GO_function: GO:0003735 - structural constituent of ribosome [Evidence IDA] [PMID 6814480]; GO_process: GO:0002181 - cytoplasmic translation [Evidence IDA] [PMID 6814480]; GO_process: GO:0006412 - translation [Evidence IEA]), with product MGAYKYLEEISRNKQSDVLRFLLRVRCWEYRQLNVIHRATRPSRPDKARRLGYKAKQGFVIYRIRVRRGGRKKPAPKGATYGKPTNMGINQLKYQRSLRATAEERVGRRAPNLRVLNSYWINQDSTYKYYEVILVDPQHKAIRRDARYNWIANPVHKHREARGLTATGKKSRGINKGHLYHNTSAGRRHTWKKHNTLSLWRYR from the coding sequence ATGGGTGCCTACAAGTACTTGGAAGAAATCTCCCGTAACAAGCAATCTGATGTCCTCAGATTTTTGCTCCGTGTCAGATGTTGGGAATACCGTCAACTCAATGTCATTCACCGTGCTACCAGACCTTCTCGTCCTGATAAGGCTCGTCGTCTCGGTTATAAGGCCAAGCAAGGATTCGTGATTTACAGAATCCGTGTCAGACGTGGTGGTCGTAAGAAGCCTGCTCCCAAGGGTGCTACCTACGGTAAGCCCACCAACATGGGTATCAACCAACTCAAGTACCAACGTTCTTTGCGTGCTACCGCCGAAGAGCGTGTTGGACGTCGTGCCCCTAACTTGCGTGTCCTCAACTCTTACTGGATCAACCAAGACTCCACCTACAAGTACTACGAGGTCATCCTTGTTGACCCTCAACACAAGGCCATTCGTCGTGATGCTCGTTACAACTGGATCGCCAACCCCGTTCACAAGCACCGTGAGGCCCGTGGTCTTACTGCCACTGGTAAGAAGTCCAGAGGTATCAACAAGGGTCATCTTTACCACAACACCTCTGCTGGCCGCAGACACACCTGGAAGAAGCACAACACTCTCAGTTTGTGGAGATACCGTTAA